One Amorphoplanes digitatis genomic window carries:
- a CDS encoding Hsp70 family protein produces the protein MISENAAGDNKSEILEIDNSRYLPSVVCLDEEGHLLTGRDAAQEAAIYPDRAELQPKRALVADDQTRLGDRDLRTVEIVAATLRRVVDEATRRNGGPPAEVALTHPAAWTATETGRLARAAALAGLPEPAFIPEPVAAAVHYATASGATPIPAGAHIAVYDLGGGTFDTAVLRRTPEGFEICGPPGGDPDFGGDDVSEALREVVGAQVRHDAPEEWDRLWSDSSTKGQQRRASQLTYLTQAKESLSGRTVVMVPVHAADAQVRITRAELEAAIEEQLTPTVDELIRTVEEAGVAVGDLAAVYLTGGSSRIPRVSELVAARIGRLPVAEGDPKAVVCQGALTAITKGAAAPAAPAAPAPAAPAAAPADTAADAAAAGAAAPTEVIVPARPAVAPTMPFVIAPPAPKAGRRDRLRAIAGRHRRVALVSGVAGVLVVAAAATAFATISTDDPYPTPTPVVATTTPEPVVTTPTPNPLSVAIGTTPPEDDEEEETPTPEPEETTTEPTARDNLGSSEQDLYDKLDMSDLDEESCQSWDVDPDGMDAAIECNGDPKLDYMVAVIQFDSSSSMTAYLDAQAAKVFGNGDCTEGSPSEGTWTSDDARIGRLICFDDPDGEDIFRIFWSHDDEHIVAMIMDSSGAEAGEWWTDNSWMLS, from the coding sequence ATGATCTCCGAAAATGCGGCTGGCGATAACAAATCGGAGATCCTCGAAATAGACAACAGCCGGTATCTGCCGTCGGTCGTCTGCCTCGACGAGGAGGGCCACCTGCTCACCGGGCGAGACGCCGCGCAGGAGGCGGCGATCTACCCGGACCGCGCCGAGCTGCAACCCAAGCGCGCCCTGGTCGCCGACGACCAGACCCGCCTCGGCGACCGCGACCTGCGCACCGTCGAGATCGTCGCCGCCACGCTGCGCCGCGTCGTCGACGAGGCGACCCGCCGCAACGGCGGCCCGCCCGCGGAGGTCGCGCTCACCCACCCGGCCGCGTGGACGGCCACCGAGACCGGGCGCCTGGCCCGGGCGGCGGCCCTGGCGGGGCTGCCCGAGCCGGCCTTCATCCCCGAGCCGGTCGCCGCCGCGGTCCACTACGCGACAGCCTCCGGCGCCACGCCGATCCCGGCCGGCGCGCACATCGCCGTCTACGACCTCGGCGGGGGCACCTTCGACACGGCGGTGCTGCGGCGTACCCCGGAGGGGTTCGAGATCTGCGGGCCGCCCGGCGGCGACCCCGACTTCGGCGGCGACGACGTGAGCGAGGCGCTGCGCGAGGTGGTCGGCGCCCAGGTGCGGCACGACGCACCCGAGGAGTGGGACCGGCTGTGGTCGGACTCCTCGACCAAGGGCCAGCAGCGCCGGGCCAGCCAGCTGACCTACCTGACCCAGGCCAAGGAGTCGCTCTCCGGCCGCACGGTCGTCATGGTGCCGGTGCACGCGGCCGACGCGCAGGTGCGCATCACCCGGGCCGAGCTCGAGGCGGCCATCGAGGAGCAGCTGACGCCGACGGTCGACGAGCTGATCCGTACCGTCGAGGAGGCCGGGGTCGCGGTCGGCGACCTCGCCGCGGTCTATCTGACCGGCGGGTCGAGCCGCATACCCCGGGTGTCCGAACTGGTCGCGGCGCGGATCGGGCGGCTGCCGGTCGCCGAGGGTGACCCCAAGGCCGTGGTGTGCCAGGGCGCGCTGACCGCGATCACCAAGGGCGCCGCCGCGCCCGCCGCGCCCGCCGCGCCCGCCCCGGCCGCCCCGGCTGCCGCGCCCGCCGATACGGCGGCGGACGCCGCCGCTGCCGGGGCCGCGGCGCCGACGGAGGTGATCGTGCCGGCGCGGCCTGCCGTCGCGCCGACGATGCCTTTCGTCATCGCGCCGCCCGCCCCCAAGGCCGGGCGGCGCGATCGTCTTCGCGCGATCGCCGGCCGGCACCGCCGGGTCGCGCTGGTGTCCGGCGTCGCCGGGGTGCTCGTCGTCGCCGCCGCAGCGACCGCGTTCGCCACCATCTCGACCGACGACCCCTATCCGACGCCGACGCCGGTGGTGGCCACGACGACCCCCGAGCCCGTGGTCACCACGCCAACGCCCAACCCGCTGAGCGTGGCGATCGGCACGACCCCGCCCGAGGACGATGAGGAAGAGGAGACCCCGACGCCCGAGCCCGAGGAGACCACCACCGAACCCACCGCCCGCGACAACCTCGGCTCGAGCGAGCAGGACCTCTACGACAAGCTCGACATGTCCGATCTCGACGAGGAGAGCTGCCAGAGCTGGGACGTCGACCCCGACGGGATGGACGCCGCGATCGAGTGCAACGGCGACCCGAAGCTCGACTACATGGTCGCCGTCATCCAGTTCGACAGCTCGTCGTCGATGACCGCCTACCTCGACGCGCAGGCCGCCAAGGTCTTCGGCAACGGGGACTGCACGGAAGGCTCGCCGTCCGAGGGCACCTGGACCTCCGACGACGCGCGGATCGGCCGGCTGATCTGCTTCGACGACCCGGACGGGGAGGACATCTTCCGCATCTTCTGGAGCCATGACGACGAGCACATCGTCGCGATGATCATGGACTCCTCGGGCGCCGAGGCCGGCGAGTGGTGGACCGACAACAGCTGGATGCTCTCATGA
- a CDS encoding dynamin family protein yields the protein MSTFARPSGGRSVCDRLRLLCADVVARLPAGPARDAVAAVGDRLAERTIRIAVGGRVNAGKSTLVNALLGQRLAATGATETTTLVTWYRHHHQNRVQLITKAGESIHVPAAPGGGVPAELPVPADTIASVVVETANARLADRYNLVDTPGLDSLTGLDDPAMAALAEADALLYVMPHPGERDREALEALRGTSGRAGMSAANVLGVLSRVDTLGDGGDDPWPRARRIAARYARDLRGLVADVVPVIGLLAETAAGDTFTEADARRLRRLAALDPDDLEDFLYAHARSPSGEDSADRARLLRLLGVHGLREAVAHVRSGVVRSDELLRRLAQSSGVAELVGYVEENFIRSADRLRAASAVTILERATWLGGDGDSAAILAGLRESLNEVKRDPVLRQAALVPALRDLAGGRLSLSDDCADALISLATGNTDAVRLGLAADAGAAQVAVAADEWVARWRRLEGSPSRLLARHARAARELTETAFFAHRSI from the coding sequence ATGTCCACCTTCGCCCGGCCGTCCGGCGGCCGCTCGGTCTGTGACCGCCTCCGACTGCTCTGCGCGGACGTCGTCGCGCGGTTGCCGGCCGGCCCGGCCCGGGACGCCGTCGCCGCGGTCGGCGACCGGCTCGCCGAGCGCACGATCCGGATCGCGGTCGGCGGCAGGGTCAACGCCGGCAAGTCCACGCTCGTCAACGCCCTGCTCGGGCAGCGGCTGGCGGCCACCGGCGCGACCGAGACGACCACGCTCGTCACCTGGTACCGGCACCACCACCAGAACCGGGTGCAGCTGATCACCAAGGCCGGCGAGTCGATCCACGTCCCCGCGGCGCCGGGCGGCGGCGTGCCGGCCGAGCTACCGGTGCCCGCCGACACGATCGCCTCGGTGGTGGTCGAGACCGCGAACGCCCGGCTCGCCGACCGCTACAACCTGGTCGACACGCCGGGGCTCGACTCACTGACCGGGCTGGACGACCCGGCGATGGCCGCCCTGGCCGAGGCGGACGCGCTGCTCTACGTGATGCCGCACCCGGGCGAGCGGGACCGGGAGGCCCTGGAGGCGCTGCGCGGCACGTCGGGCCGGGCCGGGATGAGCGCCGCGAACGTGCTGGGCGTGCTCAGCCGGGTGGACACGCTCGGCGACGGCGGCGACGACCCGTGGCCCCGGGCCCGCCGGATCGCCGCGCGGTACGCGCGGGACCTGCGCGGCCTGGTCGCCGACGTGGTGCCGGTGATCGGCCTGCTCGCCGAGACGGCGGCGGGCGACACCTTCACCGAGGCCGACGCCCGCCGCCTGCGCCGGCTGGCCGCGCTCGACCCCGACGACCTCGAGGATTTCCTGTACGCGCACGCGCGGTCGCCGTCCGGGGAGGATTCCGCCGACCGGGCCCGGCTGCTGCGGCTGCTCGGCGTGCACGGGCTCCGCGAGGCCGTCGCGCACGTCCGGTCCGGGGTGGTCCGCAGCGACGAGTTGTTGCGCAGATTGGCGCAGTCATCGGGCGTGGCGGAGCTCGTCGGATATGTCGAGGAGAACTTCATCCGTTCGGCCGACAGGCTTCGCGCCGCCTCCGCGGTGACCATTCTCGAACGGGCGACCTGGCTCGGTGGCGACGGCGATTCCGCCGCGATTCTGGCCGGGCTGCGGGAGAGCCTCAACGAGGTGAAGCGCGACCCGGTGCTGCGCCAGGCCGCGCTCGTGCCGGCCCTGCGCGACCTGGCCGGTGGCCGGCTGTCGCTCAGCGACGACTGCGCGGACGCGCTGATCAGCCTCGCCACCGGCAACACCGACGCGGTCCGCCTCGGCCTGGCCGCGGACGCCGGCGCGGCGCAGGTGGCGGTCGCCGCCGACGAGTGGGTGGCCCGCTGGCGGCGCCTGGAGGGCAGCCCGTCGCGGCTGCTCGCCCGGCACGCCCGCGCCGCCCGCGAGCTGACCGAAACCGCGTTCTTCGCCCATCGCTCCATTTAG